From Bacillus sp. FSL K6-3431, the proteins below share one genomic window:
- a CDS encoding sugar ABC transporter substrate-binding protein, with protein sequence MKNKFQSVISKSMVFLVAFSLLLAGCAGKDGSSKTGGKGLEEARYTIDENSPAWKTDTKENTELKWYVNAEWFNTDYGNDTITKKLKEDLKLDIKFLTGDDAKLNTYFAGGDMPDIITIFGGNTSPALKADTWALPLNELADKYDPYFYNVYKEQTFNWYQLADGNTYGYPSFSNTDDDYKNDFVNGGDAFVIRNDIYEAIGKPSMSTQEEFLSAMEKIKKQFPDVIPFGFRGFTSEGNASSLSATLQNHLGIPITTEDGKWYDRNFDEEYLSWIETFNEAYKSGFISEDNFSDDNTIFEEKVASGKYATVLVSGTPQLSSTLQKNTAKEPAQKYIAIDGPKHSGGNDPTLSQTGISGWSVTYITKNAKDPQKAMQLFTYLLSDDGQYLTSYGVEGETFDFNEDGKAELKPDVLALRNENPDEFKEKYRIGEFWFFGHDSFSLKNGVVEPNESISQMMEWAEGKLKPQFITENIDPDQGTSEARSLTNINSTWATTLATVLRAKDSASFEKVIADYQKFLDENKFDSIVEIRNEKMQENAKKLGY encoded by the coding sequence ATGAAGAATAAATTCCAATCAGTAATATCTAAAAGCATGGTTTTTTTAGTAGCTTTTTCTCTATTGTTAGCAGGGTGTGCAGGTAAAGATGGTAGCTCTAAAACTGGAGGAAAAGGATTAGAAGAAGCTAGATATACGATTGACGAGAACTCTCCCGCTTGGAAAACAGACACAAAAGAAAATACCGAACTAAAGTGGTACGTGAACGCAGAATGGTTTAACACAGATTATGGTAATGATACGATCACAAAAAAGCTCAAAGAAGATCTTAAATTAGACATCAAATTTTTAACAGGTGATGATGCAAAGTTAAATACGTATTTTGCAGGTGGTGACATGCCAGATATTATTACGATTTTTGGCGGAAATACATCCCCAGCACTAAAAGCCGATACATGGGCACTTCCTTTAAATGAACTTGCGGATAAATATGACCCTTATTTTTATAATGTATATAAAGAACAAACTTTTAATTGGTACCAACTAGCTGACGGGAATACGTATGGTTACCCAAGCTTTTCCAATACAGATGATGATTATAAAAATGACTTTGTAAATGGTGGCGACGCATTTGTAATTAGAAATGATATTTATGAAGCGATCGGCAAACCAAGTATGTCAACTCAAGAAGAATTTCTGTCAGCTATGGAGAAAATTAAAAAGCAATTCCCAGATGTTATTCCATTCGGCTTTAGAGGATTTACATCTGAAGGTAATGCAAGTTCTTTAAGTGCTACGCTCCAAAATCATCTCGGTATTCCGATTACGACAGAAGATGGTAAATGGTACGATAGAAACTTTGATGAAGAATATTTAAGTTGGATAGAAACGTTTAATGAAGCATATAAAAGTGGCTTTATCAGTGAAGATAACTTCTCTGATGACAACACTATTTTTGAAGAAAAGGTCGCAAGTGGTAAATATGCTACGGTGCTCGTCAGTGGTACACCACAGTTATCTAGTACGCTGCAAAAAAACACAGCTAAAGAGCCTGCACAAAAATATATTGCGATTGATGGGCCAAAGCACAGTGGAGGAAATGACCCGACCTTAAGTCAAACAGGTATTTCAGGATGGTCAGTCACTTATATTACAAAAAATGCGAAGGATCCTCAAAAAGCAATGCAATTATTCACTTATTTACTAAGTGATGATGGTCAGTATTTGACATCATACGGTGTCGAAGGAGAAACATTTGATTTTAATGAGGATGGAAAGGCTGAACTTAAGCCAGATGTTCTAGCATTAAGAAATGAAAATCCAGATGAATTCAAGGAAAAATATCGTATAGGAGAATTTTGGTTCTTCGGGCATGATAGCTTTTCTCTCAAAAATGGTGTGGTGGAACCAAACGAATCGATTTCTCAAATGATGGAGTGGGCGGAAGGAAAATTAAAGCCGCAATTTATTACGGAAAATATAGATCCAGATCAAGGAACTTCTGAAGCGCGTAGCTTAACGAATATTAACTCAACTTGGGCTACAACGCTTGCAACTGTATTAAGAGCAAAAGATTCTGCGAGTTTTGAAAAGGTAATTGCAGATTATCAGAAATTCTTAGACGAAAATAAATTTGATTCTATCGTAGAGATAAGAAACGAAAAAATGCAAGAAAATGCAAAAAAACTTGGTTATTAA
- a CDS encoding glycoside hydrolase family 2 TIM barrel-domain containing protein, with translation MISPLPSHHSSQVGAQMTNKHEQQIDSLTGSLQSTFQLKNKDGGSIPFQSGIPYPSFEPQNRLMTSLAGIWKKQRFEADHDWSMMIRDANWITATENHAGGIVSAAFDDSSWEDHTIPLPENKLTGKEEINGAETYEDGVWYRRNFVLDEKWDEKVVTLKCLGLSYIGDFWINGSYIGYHEGGYTPFAFDVTSFIHKGENTIVVRVDNPPWTTRYDTVPAVNNDFFNYTGILQDIFLEATYGVHVARADVVPKNTKGDVDITIVVENRTNYSKVVSLKGSIYETDYTSENWLLHPYAKCICTQKADVEGVAEGTLELSPNETRTVTYQVVVNNPDLWSIREPHLYVLEMLLMDEDFETDSFYTQFGIRTVKTENAHICLNEEPIFLAGVARHEEWPDYGRTASWERIKSDFLQIADLSVNMVRTAHYPNHIYTFIMLDRLGLTAMSEIPLWQFETTHYEVQEKREISYQMWREMIFSNFNRPSIVMWSTQNESKDVKLRKKYNERLVNEVRNTYHDGRLITQSAAADQPGFDDESMEPLDVAGWTMYFGVFHGSTPYEGTRDFIEKAHQRWPNKPIINTEYGIWSNADKSYIQKQVEIYEDVQLALIEKATVTPQGMINEHGYVAAIDYWTVFDWYVNHNQFYQTMGMYHMDRQTTKPLYDLFVQDHRRLMGETNGIGKYTSADMTEKIKIKSKKVSEGMIELIFEEPINMKKFNYLSMRVIDPDTSDGVTVHISDKKRNSTSYKTFDIQKNTNFEVCIPLWKLDPFILSEATSVKISYEKSRELEFIEVTCTMTCR, from the coding sequence ATGATTAGTCCTCTTCCATCACATCATTCAAGTCAGGTTGGTGCACAAATGACAAACAAACATGAACAACAAATAGATTCATTGACGGGAAGCTTACAATCTACTTTTCAATTGAAAAATAAGGATGGCGGATCTATTCCCTTTCAAAGTGGGATTCCATATCCATCGTTCGAGCCGCAAAATCGACTAATGACATCACTTGCAGGAATATGGAAAAAACAAAGATTTGAAGCGGATCATGATTGGTCCATGATGATCCGTGATGCAAACTGGATTACTGCAACTGAAAACCATGCAGGGGGAATTGTTTCTGCTGCATTCGATGATAGTAGCTGGGAAGATCATACTATTCCTTTACCAGAAAACAAACTGACGGGTAAAGAAGAAATAAATGGTGCTGAAACGTATGAAGATGGTGTTTGGTATAGAAGAAATTTCGTCCTTGACGAAAAATGGGATGAAAAAGTAGTCACATTAAAGTGTTTAGGCTTATCCTATATAGGCGACTTTTGGATCAATGGAAGCTATATAGGCTACCATGAAGGTGGATACACTCCTTTTGCTTTTGATGTTACTTCATTCATACATAAAGGTGAAAATACGATTGTAGTCCGGGTAGATAATCCGCCATGGACGACAAGATATGATACAGTGCCCGCAGTAAATAATGACTTTTTCAATTACACGGGAATTCTCCAAGATATTTTCTTGGAAGCTACTTACGGAGTTCATGTGGCAAGGGCTGATGTCGTTCCTAAGAATACAAAAGGCGATGTGGATATAACAATAGTAGTTGAAAATCGCACAAATTACTCCAAAGTTGTGTCACTAAAAGGCAGCATATATGAAACGGATTATACGAGTGAAAATTGGTTGTTACATCCGTATGCAAAATGTATTTGTACGCAGAAGGCTGATGTAGAAGGTGTTGCTGAAGGAACTCTGGAATTATCTCCAAATGAAACGAGGACCGTCACTTATCAGGTAGTTGTAAATAATCCGGATCTTTGGAGCATTAGGGAACCACATTTATATGTGTTGGAAATGTTACTTATGGATGAGGATTTTGAAACTGATTCTTTCTATACTCAATTTGGTATTAGGACCGTTAAGACGGAAAATGCACATATATGCTTGAATGAAGAACCAATTTTTTTAGCAGGGGTTGCCAGACATGAAGAATGGCCCGATTATGGGCGAACGGCTTCTTGGGAAAGAATAAAAAGTGACTTCCTTCAAATAGCAGATTTATCTGTTAATATGGTTAGAACGGCGCATTATCCAAATCATATTTATACGTTTATTATGTTGGATCGATTAGGATTAACAGCGATGAGCGAAATACCTTTATGGCAATTTGAGACCACTCATTATGAAGTACAAGAAAAAAGGGAAATCTCCTATCAGATGTGGCGAGAAATGATCTTCTCTAATTTTAATAGACCATCTATCGTAATGTGGAGCACCCAAAATGAATCAAAGGATGTAAAGCTTCGAAAAAAATATAATGAACGATTAGTAAATGAAGTGAGAAATACTTATCATGATGGTAGATTGATTACCCAAAGTGCTGCCGCTGACCAACCTGGGTTCGACGATGAATCGATGGAACCATTGGATGTTGCTGGGTGGACAATGTACTTCGGAGTCTTCCATGGAAGTACACCTTATGAAGGAACAAGAGATTTTATAGAAAAGGCACATCAAAGATGGCCAAATAAACCGATTATAAATACGGAATATGGCATATGGAGTAATGCAGATAAGAGTTACATACAAAAGCAAGTGGAAATTTATGAGGATGTTCAATTAGCTCTAATTGAAAAAGCAACTGTAACACCACAAGGAATGATAAATGAGCATGGTTATGTTGCGGCAATTGATTACTGGACCGTATTTGATTGGTATGTGAATCATAACCAATTTTATCAAACGATGGGGATGTATCATATGGACCGTCAAACGACAAAACCATTGTATGATCTATTTGTTCAAGACCATCGCCGTTTAATGGGAGAAACAAATGGCATTGGAAAGTATACTTCTGCCGATATGACAGAAAAGATAAAGATCAAATCGAAAAAGGTTTCAGAAGGAATGATAGAATTAATTTTTGAAGAACCGATAAATATGAAGAAATTTAACTACTTAAGTATGAGAGTAATAGATCCGGACACATCGGATGGAGTGACTGTACATATTTCAGATAAGAAAAGAAATAGTACTTCATATAAAACGTTTGATATACAAAAGAATACGAATTTTGAAGTGTGTATACCATTATGGAAATTGGATCCATTCATTCTTAGTGAAGCAACTTCCGTTAAGATTAGCTATGAAAAGAGTAGAGAATTGGAATTTATTGAGGTAACATGTACAATGACATGTAGATAA
- a CDS encoding carbohydrate ABC transporter permease yields MEAVTKRAVIAKSKPIKENRIFNTVNIFILSVFTLIIIYPIWNIVVQSFSSPDTLSNAGTRIWPEQFSLESYKLVFNDASIWNAFIISVLKTVIGVLTHVFFTAMVAYGMSKNNLFGRNIYTALGIGTMFFSGGMIPTYLLMRSLGLLDNFWVYIIPSLFSYYDMIIMMNFFREIPDSLEESAKMDGAGVWTIFLRIILPLSMPVLATIALFNGVFQWNDYITAKIYISNEALYPIQMKLYEIIVQQQAATIQSVNSVVIPTSSQSIQLATIVIATVPIVLVYPFLQRYFISGMMIGAVKE; encoded by the coding sequence ATGGAAGCTGTTACTAAAAGGGCAGTTATTGCTAAAAGTAAGCCGATAAAAGAAAATAGAATTTTTAATACAGTGAATATTTTCATTTTAAGTGTGTTTACGCTGATTATTATTTATCCAATTTGGAATATTGTCGTACAATCCTTTAGTAGTCCAGATACGCTCTCAAATGCTGGCACAAGAATATGGCCAGAGCAGTTTTCGTTGGAGAGTTATAAATTGGTTTTTAATGATGCTTCCATATGGAATGCATTCATCATCTCGGTCCTAAAGACAGTAATTGGTGTACTCACCCATGTGTTTTTTACCGCAATGGTTGCATATGGAATGAGCAAAAATAATTTATTTGGAAGAAATATATATACTGCTCTAGGAATCGGAACCATGTTTTTTAGTGGGGGAATGATCCCAACTTATTTATTAATGAGGTCTCTAGGATTATTGGACAACTTCTGGGTATATATTATCCCATCGCTGTTCAGTTATTATGACATGATCATTATGATGAACTTTTTCCGTGAGATACCTGACTCGCTAGAAGAATCTGCGAAAATGGACGGCGCGGGAGTATGGACAATATTTTTACGAATTATTCTCCCGCTATCTATGCCAGTATTAGCGACGATTGCGTTATTTAACGGCGTCTTTCAATGGAATGATTATATCACTGCCAAAATTTATATAAGTAATGAAGCCTTATATCCGATCCAAATGAAATTATATGAAATTATTGTTCAGCAACAGGCGGCAACAATCCAAAGTGTTAATTCTGTTGTCATACCTACATCATCACAGTCCATTCAACTAGCGACTATTGTAATTGCTACTGTTCCTATTGTGTTAGTGTATCCGTTTTTACAAAGATATTTCATATCAGGCATGATGATTGGTGCTGTTAAGGAGTAA
- the sspL gene encoding small, acid-soluble spore protein L, which translates to MGKSKKNTRGKESSSNRGKKAPSVTPQGYGDTEFAEEPKSKLENAAKKKNTK; encoded by the coding sequence ATGGGAAAAAGCAAAAAAAATACTAGAGGAAAAGAAAGTTCTAGCAATAGGGGTAAGAAAGCTCCTAGTGTAACTCCTCAAGGTTATGGAGACACAGAATTCGCTGAAGAGCCAAAGTCCAAGCTAGAAAATGCAGCAAAAAAGAAAAATACTAAATAG
- a CDS encoding FMN-binding glutamate synthase family protein → MDMTEVFAIMMIILIGLITFIPVIFFIWIYVLDGRQKEHSVLRNYPLLGNIRYLMENIGPELRQYLFTNNREGKPFSRHQYENVVKAGKYNDRIHSFGSERDFEKPGFYIRNAMFPLLHEELRIGKEPKVETKLYEIDHEGLFNRKEHREDRVVEPQLLSEEDAVILGRNTCREPFKVKGLVGQSAMSYGSLGMNAVSALSKGLGLAGGTWMNTGEGGISKHHLRGNVDIIMQIGPGLFGVRTEDGQFSWEQFKKKSEMVQVKAFELKLAQGAKTRGGHVLGEKVTPEIAEIRNVTPWKTVDSPNRFREFNNTKSLMHFVEELREVGGRPVGVKIVAGSKAEVEQFVHEMAELDKVPDFITVDGAEGGTGATFQELSDAAGLPLFSALPLLDEMLKKYGIRDRLKIIAAGKLVTPDKIAYALCLGADLVNTARGMMISVGCIMAQVCHNNTCPVGVATTDPKREKALVVEEKMYRVANYVISLREGLFILAAAAGVASPTELSEEHLMYRTPSGQLMTGHEFKKSMLILPPELAEKDS, encoded by the coding sequence ATGGATATGACTGAGGTATTTGCAATTATGATGATTATTTTGATTGGTTTGATTACTTTTATTCCAGTTATTTTTTTCATTTGGATCTATGTGTTGGATGGTCGTCAGAAAGAGCATTCGGTGTTAAGGAATTATCCACTGTTAGGCAATATCCGTTATTTGATGGAGAATATTGGACCAGAATTACGCCAATACTTATTCACTAATAATCGTGAAGGGAAGCCTTTTTCGCGGCATCAATACGAAAATGTTGTCAAAGCTGGAAAATATAATGATCGGATTCACTCCTTTGGGTCGGAACGAGACTTTGAAAAACCGGGATTTTACATACGTAATGCCATGTTCCCTCTATTACATGAGGAGCTACGAATAGGCAAAGAACCGAAGGTGGAAACAAAACTATATGAAATTGACCATGAGGGACTTTTTAACAGAAAAGAACATCGAGAAGATCGGGTTGTCGAGCCGCAGCTTTTGTCTGAGGAAGATGCAGTGATCCTTGGTAGGAATACCTGTAGGGAGCCGTTCAAAGTAAAAGGGCTGGTTGGCCAATCTGCAATGAGTTATGGATCGCTTGGAATGAATGCTGTTTCTGCTCTGTCAAAAGGACTTGGACTTGCAGGTGGAACATGGATGAATACAGGAGAAGGCGGGATTTCCAAACATCATTTACGTGGAAATGTAGATATCATTATGCAAATTGGACCGGGATTATTTGGTGTGCGGACGGAAGACGGCCAATTTTCATGGGAACAGTTTAAGAAAAAGAGTGAAATGGTGCAAGTGAAAGCGTTTGAATTGAAGCTTGCACAAGGGGCGAAAACAAGGGGTGGACACGTGCTTGGAGAAAAGGTCACTCCGGAAATTGCCGAGATCCGTAATGTAACCCCGTGGAAAACAGTTGATAGCCCGAATAGATTTCGAGAGTTTAATAATACGAAATCATTAATGCATTTTGTGGAGGAACTAAGAGAGGTTGGCGGAAGACCGGTTGGAGTAAAAATCGTTGCAGGATCAAAAGCGGAAGTAGAGCAATTTGTACACGAAATGGCTGAGCTTGATAAAGTCCCGGATTTTATTACAGTGGATGGAGCGGAGGGTGGGACAGGAGCGACATTTCAGGAGTTATCTGATGCAGCCGGTTTGCCGTTATTCTCCGCTTTACCTTTACTTGATGAAATGTTGAAAAAGTATGGAATTAGAGATAGGTTGAAAATTATCGCAGCTGGAAAGTTAGTTACACCTGATAAGATTGCTTATGCACTTTGTCTTGGAGCAGATCTTGTAAACACTGCCCGCGGCATGATGATTTCAGTTGGATGTATAATGGCGCAGGTTTGTCATAATAATACATGCCCAGTTGGAGTAGCTACAACGGATCCAAAACGGGAAAAAGCACTTGTTGTAGAGGAAAAGATGTACCGAGTTGCCAATTATGTCATTTCACTACGAGAGGGATTGTTCATCCTTGCTGCCGCAGCGGGCGTGGCATCTCCGACAGAGCTATCCGAAGAACATCTCATGTACAGAACACCTTCAGGTCAGCTTATGACGGGGCATGAATTTAAGAAAAGCATGCTTATATTACCACCTGAATTAGCAGAGAAGGATAGTTGA
- a CDS encoding LacI family DNA-binding transcriptional regulator, whose translation MENKNVFIQRKEITINNKVTIKDVAREAGVSISTVSNALNGVDVLHPDTREHILNVAKQMSYIPNLNGKNLKSNSTKVLGLFITSMKGPYFGTLTDAIYKECDKNGYELNVFITKNDRNALSNILGRRVDGAIISNESISEKHEELLEKAKIPIVFLDREKVSKTISSVVFDSYKGGQIVARYLINLGHKKIGYIKGFDHLYDDVERFQGFQDTLKNAGLEFSADHLLLGAFEEEASYNAVKAFVNSNKDLPDAFFAANDSSAIGCIKALHSEGYLIPEDISVIGFDDIEISEYFNPSITTVNNPIARQGILAVDRLLSIIQDNGKGQLDKLEGNLVVRNSCTINKNVLKK comes from the coding sequence ATAGAAAATAAAAACGTTTTTATACAAAGGAAGGAGATTACAATTAATAATAAAGTTACCATAAAAGATGTCGCAAGAGAAGCGGGTGTTTCGATTTCTACCGTTTCAAATGCTTTAAATGGCGTTGATGTGCTTCATCCTGATACGAGAGAACATATACTCAATGTGGCAAAACAAATGAGTTATATTCCAAATTTAAACGGGAAAAATTTAAAATCAAACAGTACGAAAGTTCTTGGTCTTTTTATTACAAGTATGAAAGGTCCCTATTTTGGTACACTCACCGATGCAATCTATAAAGAGTGTGATAAAAATGGCTATGAATTGAATGTATTTATTACAAAGAATGATCGAAATGCACTTAGCAATATTTTAGGTAGAAGAGTAGATGGGGCGATTATCTCAAATGAATCTATTTCAGAAAAGCATGAGGAATTACTGGAAAAGGCAAAGATTCCGATTGTATTTTTAGATAGGGAAAAAGTAAGCAAAACAATATCAAGTGTCGTTTTTGATTCATATAAAGGCGGACAAATTGTTGCTCGATATCTCATCAATCTTGGTCATAAGAAAATTGGTTATATTAAAGGTTTTGATCATTTATATGATGATGTAGAAAGGTTTCAAGGATTTCAAGATACATTGAAAAATGCCGGCTTAGAATTTTCAGCGGATCATCTTCTTCTCGGGGCATTTGAAGAAGAAGCAAGCTATAATGCTGTAAAAGCTTTTGTTAATAGTAATAAGGATTTACCAGATGCCTTTTTTGCAGCAAATGACTCAAGTGCAATAGGCTGCATAAAAGCTTTACACTCGGAAGGTTATTTGATACCGGAAGATATTAGTGTCATTGGCTTTGACGATATAGAAATTAGCGAATATTTTAATCCCTCCATCACTACAGTGAATAATCCAATTGCGAGGCAAGGAATCCTAGCTGTGGATAGATTATTAAGTATTATACAAGATAATGGGAAGGGACAACTTGATAAGCTAGAAGGTAATCTCGTAGTTAGAAATTCATGTACGATTAATAAAAACGTTTTAAAGAAGTGA
- a CDS encoding sugar phosphate isomerase/epimerase family protein produces MRTIPVAVQMFTLREESEKDFAGTLKKVAELGFDGVEFAGYGGLPVTEVRALLDELGLKAASSHVPLDDLKNDLTRVIDDQKVLGSEYIVCPYLLPDQRSEEDYQALIPFLEEAGETCRQEGITLCYHNHDFELERLSDGRTALEAIFNDTSANNVQAEPDVYWLTKAGENPVEWIKRYQDRTPLIHLKDMTLDEEQFFAELGTGGVDIEAVLEIGKEIGVAWFVVEQDATRRTPFESIEISINYLKGLANK; encoded by the coding sequence ATGAGAACGATTCCAGTAGCGGTTCAGATGTTTACTTTACGTGAAGAAAGTGAGAAAGATTTTGCAGGTACATTGAAAAAAGTCGCAGAACTTGGCTTTGATGGCGTGGAATTTGCAGGCTATGGCGGTTTACCAGTAACAGAAGTGAGAGCATTATTAGATGAACTTGGTCTTAAAGCGGCATCCAGTCATGTTCCATTGGACGATTTGAAAAACGATTTAACTAGAGTTATTGATGATCAGAAAGTATTAGGAAGCGAGTATATCGTTTGTCCATATTTACTACCAGATCAACGAAGCGAAGAAGATTATCAAGCACTTATTCCATTTTTAGAAGAAGCGGGTGAAACATGCCGTCAAGAAGGTATTACACTTTGCTATCATAACCATGATTTTGAATTAGAGCGTTTATCTGATGGTAGAACAGCTCTTGAAGCCATTTTTAATGATACAAGTGCAAATAATGTGCAAGCGGAGCCAGATGTATACTGGTTGACAAAAGCTGGGGAAAATCCAGTTGAGTGGATTAAACGCTACCAAGATCGTACACCACTTATTCACCTAAAAGATATGACATTAGATGAAGAGCAATTTTTCGCGGAGCTTGGAACGGGCGGCGTTGATATTGAAGCAGTATTAGAAATTGGAAAAGAAATCGGAGTAGCATGGTTTGTTGTTGAACAGGACGCGACACGTCGTACTCCGTTTGAAAGCATTGAAATAAGTATTAACTATTTAAAGGGTCTTGCAAATAAATAA
- a CDS encoding ABC transporter permease, whose amino-acid sequence MRNGSFKKEFKKQLPLQMMVLPGIIFMIVFAYIPIYGLTIAFKSFSVTDTIDSAQWVGWDNFKIAFGDKFFWDSVVNTLAISFLKLLIGFTAPIILSIMIFEMRDGWFKRTVQTISYLPHFLSWIVVGGMLISWLSTTGILNNVLMTVGILDSPRNFLVEAESYWMIAVLSDVWKGVGWGTIIYLATMAGIDPTYYEAAKIDGATKLQQIWHITLPLMKFIISLMFILAVGGILGSNLDQTLVLMNPLNTSKAEVINSYVYKIGLSQGDFSYATAVGLGISIISLILVLITNKLTKKFNDRSIF is encoded by the coding sequence ATGAGGAATGGGTCATTTAAAAAAGAGTTTAAGAAACAGCTCCCATTACAGATGATGGTTCTGCCAGGAATTATTTTTATGATTGTTTTCGCATACATACCGATTTATGGATTAACGATCGCATTTAAAAGTTTTTCGGTAACGGATACCATCGATTCAGCGCAATGGGTAGGATGGGATAATTTTAAAATCGCCTTTGGTGACAAGTTTTTTTGGGACTCTGTAGTGAACACATTGGCAATTAGCTTTTTAAAACTATTGATTGGATTTACGGCGCCAATCATATTATCGATTATGATTTTTGAAATGAGAGATGGATGGTTTAAGAGGACCGTTCAAACTATTTCATATTTGCCACATTTTCTCTCATGGATCGTCGTCGGTGGGATGCTGATCAGCTGGCTTTCCACAACAGGAATCCTAAATAATGTATTAATGACCGTTGGTATCTTGGACAGCCCTCGAAACTTTTTAGTTGAGGCCGAAAGTTATTGGATGATAGCTGTACTTTCGGACGTGTGGAAGGGAGTAGGATGGGGCACGATTATATATTTAGCAACAATGGCAGGAATCGATCCAACTTATTATGAAGCGGCCAAAATTGACGGGGCTACAAAGCTACAACAAATTTGGCATATCACATTGCCATTAATGAAATTTATTATTTCCTTGATGTTTATTTTGGCAGTCGGAGGTATTCTAGGTTCCAATTTAGATCAAACATTAGTACTAATGAATCCTTTAAATACATCTAAAGCCGAAGTGATCAATTCATATGTTTACAAAATTGGTTTGTCACAAGGAGATTTCTCTTATGCAACAGCAGTTGGCTTAGGGATATCCATTATTTCGCTAATTCTTGTGCTTATCACAAACAAGCTTACTAAAAAATTTAATGATAGATCTATCTTTTAG
- a CDS encoding YesL family protein, translating to METSGLIYGLYRFCVWTMKLFATNILWLLFNIPIAYLSFNLILSKTPQHLQINFITLAALAPFIFFPATTALFGVIRKWVTGESDIPLVRSFVKYYKDNYIRSMTIGFIIVPLWGVLIVDYFYFSNANSPLFYVFLLIGMFMFVFTFHLFSNTVHVHLKYFNAFKNSMLLTIGRPVHTIGIAVANAGILYVCFNVFPPLILLGMGTLIAFTSFYLYYKSHSYD from the coding sequence ATGGAAACAAGTGGACTCATCTATGGATTGTATCGCTTTTGTGTGTGGACAATGAAATTATTCGCTACAAATATATTATGGTTGCTATTTAATATACCGATCGCTTATTTAAGTTTTAATTTGATATTATCTAAAACACCACAACATCTACAAATAAATTTTATAACACTCGCTGCGTTGGCGCCGTTTATTTTCTTTCCAGCTACAACCGCTCTGTTTGGTGTCATCAGAAAATGGGTGACAGGAGAAAGCGATATCCCTTTGGTACGCTCCTTTGTAAAATATTATAAGGATAACTATATAAGAAGTATGACAATAGGATTCATTATTGTACCGCTTTGGGGCGTTCTCATCGTTGATTACTTTTATTTTTCTAATGCAAATTCACCATTATTTTACGTCTTTTTGCTGATTGGAATGTTTATGTTTGTATTTACGTTCCACCTGTTTTCCAATACAGTGCATGTTCATTTAAAATATTTTAACGCATTCAAAAATTCCATGTTGCTTACAATAGGTCGGCCGGTTCATACGATTGGAATTGCCGTGGCAAATGCAGGTATTCTTTATGTATGCTTTAACGTATTTCCACCCCTCATTCTACTAGGTATGGGAACACTAATAGCATTTACCTCATTTTATCTCTATTATAAAAGTCATAGTTATGACTAA